The Nostoc cf. commune SO-36 genomic sequence TGCGATCGCCTTCACGTTGTGCTAGAATCACTTTTTTCTTCTTCCCCATCATCAGGTAAATCAATTTTTGGCTCAACTTTTGCTCGTCCATAATTAGCCAAAGTCACCCCTTCTTCTAAATCTACAGCAGAGTATTTACTCAACCCAATACGTTGTGCAGAGTAAATTCCTGAATGACCTGAAAATAAATAACTCACTATACAGCCAATACCAATAAATAGCCCCGATTCCAGACCAAATAATTCAATTCCCATTAAGGTAGATGCCAATGGTGTATTTGCTGCACCCGCAAATACACCCACAAATCCCATTCCTGCTAAGAGTGGTGCAGGTAATGCTAAAAGTAGCGATAAAGCATTACCTAAAGTCGCACCAATAAAAAACAAAGGTGTCACTTCCCCACCTTTAAAACCTGCTCCTAAAGTTAAAGCAGTCATACCCAATTTGGCAGCAAAATCCCAAGGAGGTAGCTGAGTATAGAAAGAATCAACAATAGTAGGTATACCAAGCCCAATGTATTTAGTCGTACCACTCAACCCCACAATTGCTGCTATTATCGCACCGCCTATCAAAGGACGGATTGGAGGATAAAATATTTTTGCTTTAAAGAAGTGGCTAATTTGGTGAGTTAATTTAGCAAAGAATCTTGCGACAATTCCAAAAATTGCACCTGCGATAATGGCAGAAATCAATCCCCAAATTGTGAGCGTCGGTATAGAGGGAGCGTGTCGATATGCTGTATGATGTAAACCCAATAGTAAGGTTACTTGATTTCCAACGATCGCAGCAATTAAAGAAGGAAAAAGAGCGTCGTAATGGATTTTACCAATCGTTAAAACTTCCAAACCAAATACAGTTCCAGCTAAGGGAGTACCGAAAACTGAAGCAAATCCTCCACTGATACCTGCTGTTAAGACAATTCGCCGATTAGCCCCTTGAAAATGCAATATTTTAGTTAGCTGGTCTGCCAAAGAAGCACCCATTTGTAATGCTGTACCTTCACGACCGGCTGAACCACCAAATAAATGCGTCAGGTCTGTTCCTAGTAAAACTAGAGGAGCCATACGAAAGGGAATAACCTTTTTAGGGTTATGAATTTCTTCTAGTAAAAGGTTATTTCCAGCTTCTACAGTCCGACCAAATTGATGATAAATCCAACCACTTAAAAAGCCACCGAAGGGAAGCAAGGCGATAATCCAGCGATGTGATTCTCGCCAATCAGTTGCCCATTCTAATGATGCTAAAAGAGCCGCAGAAGCTGTTCCAGCAAAAATGCCAACCACAAAGGAAATGGGCAACCATTTAATTAGGTGGGGTAATGCAATAAACGGTTCAAATTTACGAAGTAAAATCCACAATACATTGGCTAGCATTCCATGACTCCTTGAGGTGCGATTTGTAGACAGATACTTTCTACAGGTGAGTCAGGTAATGCATTTAGCCAAGCCCTACTCTCCCGCAGTCAGCGAAGAAAGTAGGAGCCATCAGCCTTACAGTGATAAATTTTAGGACTGAAAAGGCGGTTTCGGCGAGCTCCATCGCCATTGATTTGATTTAAATCAAGGATACCATTTTTGCTTTTCAATATTTGTTTCTTTGAGAAACTAACAATAATACAACTGCCAACGCAAACAAGCTCTCAGCGATAAATGTCGCCTCTGCTCCCAGTGTTTGCCATAATCTACCAGCTAGCAAACTGGTATTTGCCTGGATAAAGAATTTACTCCTACAGATAGATGTATTTTTGGTATCTATAAATATAAATCTAACTTTGTGGCACTGGGTAAACTAGCGATCGTCCTTTTTAAAATCTTTATAGCCGTTTCTGCCGCCTTTTGCAGTGCCCCTTCTTGAGGACAATAAAATTAAACTGTACTTATCAGAAGTACAACGTTAGTCATCAACATTACAATGTTTCTTCTTAAGATTACAACGCTGGTCATCAACCTTACAGTGTTTCTTCTTAACATTACAAGGCTGGTCATCAACATTACAATGTTTCTCCTTAACATTACAACGTTGGTCATTAACATTACAAT encodes the following:
- a CDS encoding voltage-gated chloride channel family protein, which produces MLANVLWILLRKFEPFIALPHLIKWLPISFVVGIFAGTASAALLASLEWATDWRESHRWIIALLPFGGFLSGWIYHQFGRTVEAGNNLLLEEIHNPKKVIPFRMAPLVLLGTDLTHLFGGSAGREGTALQMGASLADQLTKILHFQGANRRIVLTAGISGGFASVFGTPLAGTVFGLEVLTIGKIHYDALFPSLIAAIVGNQVTLLLGLHHTAYRHAPSIPTLTIWGLISAIIAGAIFGIVARFFAKLTHQISHFFKAKIFYPPIRPLIGGAIIAAIVGLSGTTKYIGLGIPTIVDSFYTQLPPWDFAAKLGMTALTLGAGFKGGEVTPLFFIGATLGNALSLLLALPAPLLAGMGFVGVFAGAANTPLASTLMGIELFGLESGLFIGIGCIVSYLFSGHSGIYSAQRIGLSKYSAVDLEEGVTLANYGRAKVEPKIDLPDDGEEEKSDSSTT